The Terriglobus tenax genome contains a region encoding:
- a CDS encoding metal/formaldehyde-sensitive transcriptional repressor, translating to MSTSEREKIKLLNRVRRLRGQLDAVERSLTSADDCADLLMLLAAVRGGVNGLMGEVMEDHIRHHLAAGEQKERPISPELAEDLIDLVRAYLK from the coding sequence ATGTCGACCTCAGAACGGGAAAAAATCAAGTTGTTGAACCGTGTCCGCCGACTGCGCGGCCAACTCGACGCCGTCGAGCGGTCTCTCACGAGTGCCGACGACTGTGCCGACCTGCTGATGCTGCTTGCTGCCGTCCGCGGCGGTGTGAACGGCCTGATGGGAGAGGTGATGGAAGATCACATCCGCCACCACCTGGCCGCTGGCGAGCAAAAGGAAAGGCCGATCTCCCCGGAGCTTGCCGAGGACCTGATCGACCTTGTCCGTGCTTATTTGAAATAA
- a CDS encoding DUF3185 domain-containing protein yields the protein MKVSTMVGILLILLGIVGFAMGGFSFTKHEKDVDLGPVQIGHEEKKSVPIPPVLSGIALVGGIALVVVGAKSKA from the coding sequence ATGAAAGTATCTACGATGGTCGGTATTTTGTTGATTCTGCTTGGAATTGTCGGTTTTGCCATGGGCGGTTTCAGCTTTACAAAACACGAAAAAGATGTGGACCTGGGGCCAGTTCAAATTGGCCACGAGGAAAAGAAAAGTGTCCCTATTCCGCCGGTGCTGAGTGGTATTGCGCTGGTAGGAGGCATTGCCCTGGTGGTCGTCGGCGCAAAGAGCAAGGCCTAG
- a CDS encoding thiazole synthase, translated as MEPLVIAGKAFQSRLIVGTGKYKDGPETQRAIEASGAEMVTVAVRRVNLDRSKESLLDYIDPQRYFLLPNTAGCYTGEEAIRAARLGREVGLSDWVKIEVIGDQRTLYPDVAGTLLATEVLVKEGFTVLPYTTDDIVFAKRLIDAGAAAVMPLAAPIGSGLGIANTYNLRMLRELITEVPLIVDAGLGTASDAALAMEMGFDAVLLNTAIAGATDPILMAEAMQHGVLAGRQAYLAGRMPRKLYATASSPLEGISK; from the coding sequence ATGGAACCCCTCGTAATCGCCGGAAAAGCCTTTCAGTCGCGTCTTATTGTTGGAACCGGGAAGTACAAGGACGGCCCCGAGACCCAGCGCGCCATTGAAGCCTCCGGCGCCGAGATGGTCACCGTGGCCGTTCGTCGTGTGAATCTGGATCGCTCCAAGGAGTCGCTGCTCGACTACATCGACCCTCAGCGCTACTTCCTGCTGCCTAACACTGCTGGCTGTTACACCGGGGAAGAGGCCATCCGCGCCGCCCGTCTGGGCCGCGAAGTGGGCCTGTCGGACTGGGTCAAGATCGAGGTTATCGGCGACCAGCGCACCCTCTATCCCGACGTTGCAGGAACGCTATTGGCGACCGAGGTTCTGGTAAAGGAAGGGTTTACGGTTCTTCCGTATACCACTGATGATATTGTGTTTGCAAAAAGGCTTATCGATGCAGGTGCGGCTGCGGTGATGCCGCTCGCGGCTCCCATCGGCTCCGGTCTGGGTATTGCGAACACCTATAACCTGCGGATGCTGCGGGAGTTGATTACGGAGGTTCCTCTGATTGTCGACGCCGGTCTGGGCACGGCTTCCGACGCTGCCCTCGCCATGGAGATGGGTTTTGATGCCGTCCTTCTGAACACCGCCATTGCCGGCGCCACGGATCCCATCCTGATGGCCGAGGCCATGCAGCACGGTGTTCTGGCCGGGCGTCAGGCGTATCTGGCCGGCCGCATGCCACGCAAGCTCTATGCCACCGCCAGCTCCCCGCTGGAAGGGATCTCGAAGTAA
- the ruvC gene encoding crossover junction endodeoxyribonuclease RuvC, whose translation MRVFGIDCGTEFTGWGVVEVDETARTPRLVPVAAGAIKLSKKDRTPVRLHQVYNELTGLIAAYTPDVVAIEDVFFAANAKSALKLGQVRGVALLAAAACSLQVAEYAPLKIKSSVVGYGLAKKEQVQFMVARLLEIENVFETADAADALAIAITHIHTMQTESAISLAGAR comes from the coding sequence ATGCGGGTTTTTGGCATTGATTGCGGCACGGAGTTCACCGGCTGGGGAGTGGTGGAGGTGGATGAGACCGCCCGCACCCCGCGACTGGTTCCTGTTGCCGCCGGAGCCATCAAGCTGAGTAAGAAAGACCGCACGCCGGTTCGCCTGCACCAGGTCTACAACGAGCTGACCGGGTTGATTGCTGCGTATACGCCGGATGTGGTGGCGATTGAGGATGTCTTCTTTGCGGCGAACGCAAAGTCGGCGCTGAAGCTGGGACAGGTGCGCGGCGTGGCTCTGCTGGCTGCCGCTGCGTGCAGTCTGCAGGTGGCTGAGTATGCTCCCCTGAAGATCAAAAGCTCGGTCGTAGGGTACGGTCTGGCCAAGAAGGAGCAAGTGCAGTTCATGGTGGCGCGCCTGCTGGAGATCGAAAACGTGTTTGAGACGGCCGATGCCGCCGACGCCCTGGCCATTGCCATTACCCACATCCACACCATGCAGACCGAGTCAGCCATCTCGCTGGCGGGAGCACGATGA
- a CDS encoding GGDEF domain-containing protein, with protein sequence MLLLALLTFLEYLGIPAWRLDTLIAPDAANEVPGRMSIQAAIGFVFLSLALMLLDLEHLIPGRITDIAVLLLCFYIFSFTGSLFFASEGSPGWALLNQVAPQTYICLALLIALIVLRRTRKGLFSILVDSGIGGKTARRAAPAAILLPFLIATLREAMIRSRLISLNYAIAVAPAMTAVLALTLVLLLARRNRDLEAALQEMSFRDELTGLYNRRGFNLLAHQAMAQTLRGNDPFSILFLDVDNLKHINDTRGHELGSEHLKRIAMILKQTFRESDILGRVGGDEFVVASRTSKPNMGQAVVRLQEAARKLASGNPSGYPLSFSFGIAESSADKGMNLKSLIDEADNRMYESKREKKQTGVITP encoded by the coding sequence GTGCTGCTTCTGGCATTGCTGACATTCCTGGAGTACCTGGGCATTCCGGCATGGCGACTCGACACCTTGATTGCACCGGACGCGGCGAATGAAGTACCCGGCAGAATGTCCATCCAGGCCGCGATTGGTTTTGTTTTCCTCTCGCTTGCCCTCATGCTCCTCGATCTGGAGCACTTGATTCCTGGGCGTATTACCGACATTGCGGTCCTGTTGCTGTGTTTCTACATCTTCAGCTTTACCGGTTCTCTCTTCTTCGCTTCGGAAGGCTCGCCTGGCTGGGCTCTTCTTAACCAGGTTGCACCGCAGACCTACATTTGTTTGGCTCTTTTGATTGCCCTGATCGTTTTGCGAAGAACCCGGAAAGGGCTGTTCAGCATCCTGGTCGACTCCGGCATCGGCGGTAAAACTGCGCGTCGCGCCGCACCCGCGGCCATTCTGCTGCCCTTCCTTATCGCTACGCTGCGCGAGGCCATGATCCGCTCGCGGCTTATCAGCCTGAACTACGCCATCGCGGTTGCACCGGCAATGACCGCAGTACTCGCTTTGACCCTCGTCCTGCTTCTCGCCCGCCGCAACCGCGATCTGGAGGCTGCGCTGCAAGAGATGTCGTTTCGCGATGAACTGACGGGTCTGTATAACCGGCGCGGATTCAACCTGTTGGCGCATCAGGCCATGGCGCAGACCCTGCGCGGCAACGACCCGTTTTCCATTCTTTTTCTCGATGTCGACAACCTGAAACATATCAACGACACCCGCGGACACGAACTTGGTTCCGAACATCTGAAGCGCATCGCGATGATCCTGAAACAGACCTTCCGAGAATCCGACATTCTGGGCCGTGTCGGAGGAGATGAATTTGTTGTCGCCTCGCGAACCAGCAAACCGAACATGGGGCAGGCCGTTGTACGTCTGCAGGAGGCAGCGCGCAAGCTTGCGTCCGGCAATCCTTCCGGATACCCGCTCTCCTTCAGCTTTGGAATCGCGGAATCCTCAGCAGACAAGGGGATGAATCTGAAATCCCTGATCGACGAAGCCGATAACCGCATGTACGAAAGCAAACGCGAGAAGAAACAGACGGGGGTAATTACCCCTTAG
- a CDS encoding FecR domain-containing protein → MRKLEWLSGIVTALVFAVGGTGLLAQDQPASGMRAARLSFVQGRVQVLNADNTQLDDAQANLPLIEGQRIATGEDGQAEVEFEDGSVARITPQSSITLTRMNSDQGRFLTQISLDQGMAYFELRVAGDNGYYVMAAGSGITPVENASFRVSLDQPPLEVAVLQGNVHLEREGGYSTNVRTGEQFEGDSGDASRYFLSKSTRQDSWDNWNEEREQAAASEAAQRTQARDDYAQDSGYGWSDLDANGNWYDLPGQGRVWQPPVAVDASWDPYGYGNWVWYPGSGYVWVSGYNWGWTPFYCGSWSYWDNFGWGWRPAGGCSRWGWGYGPTMTWRVNVVNPPRVWRPVQRPIPGPGGPGGVHPVIPVRRGPAPVRPIGRPQPRPVMFAGKEIQPLRPVGGAYTPRGGSAVGSSLQKDFPLRNRQPVMGTVRAPQDGNSRPMRPVGGNQGAGRPSNNEGNNGVTPTPLPMPSPGQTTVTPGGWRAVSPARNDQQPAPAQPVNKPAQPGNSNPQRPSQGQQPQPGHNNPPPAQQQPRPQPQPRPSAPAQWKPVQPSPQPRQSAPPPAPAPRPSPPPMARPAPQPKQ, encoded by the coding sequence ATGCGCAAACTTGAGTGGTTGAGTGGAATCGTAACGGCGCTGGTATTCGCCGTAGGCGGAACCGGATTGCTGGCGCAGGATCAGCCGGCATCCGGCATGCGCGCCGCGCGGTTGAGCTTTGTCCAGGGCAGAGTACAGGTGCTGAACGCTGACAATACCCAACTGGATGACGCCCAGGCGAACCTGCCGCTGATCGAGGGCCAACGCATTGCCACCGGTGAGGATGGACAGGCCGAAGTAGAGTTCGAAGACGGCAGCGTGGCCCGCATCACGCCGCAGAGTTCGATCACCCTGACGCGGATGAACTCTGACCAGGGCCGCTTTCTGACCCAGATCTCTCTTGACCAGGGAATGGCATATTTTGAGCTGCGCGTGGCCGGGGATAACGGGTACTACGTGATGGCGGCCGGCTCGGGGATCACTCCGGTCGAGAACGCCTCGTTTCGCGTGAGCCTGGACCAGCCGCCGCTGGAGGTAGCGGTCTTGCAGGGGAACGTTCACCTGGAGCGCGAAGGCGGCTACAGCACGAATGTCCGCACGGGGGAACAGTTTGAGGGCGACAGCGGGGATGCCTCGCGGTACTTCCTGTCAAAGTCAACGCGGCAGGACAGCTGGGATAACTGGAACGAGGAACGCGAGCAGGCCGCCGCAAGCGAAGCGGCGCAGCGTACACAGGCCCGCGATGACTATGCGCAGGACAGCGGATATGGCTGGAGCGACCTGGATGCCAACGGTAACTGGTACGACCTGCCCGGTCAGGGCCGTGTGTGGCAGCCGCCGGTCGCCGTGGACGCAAGCTGGGATCCGTACGGATACGGCAACTGGGTCTGGTATCCCGGATCAGGATACGTCTGGGTCTCCGGCTACAACTGGGGATGGACGCCTTTTTACTGCGGCAGCTGGTCCTACTGGGACAACTTTGGCTGGGGCTGGAGACCTGCGGGCGGATGCAGCCGCTGGGGATGGGGCTACGGGCCGACCATGACATGGCGTGTAAACGTCGTAAACCCGCCACGGGTGTGGCGTCCCGTTCAGCGGCCGATTCCGGGACCGGGAGGTCCGGGAGGGGTTCATCCGGTTATTCCTGTCCGCCGTGGACCGGCTCCGGTGCGACCGATCGGTCGCCCGCAGCCACGTCCGGTGATGTTTGCCGGGAAGGAGATCCAGCCGCTGCGACCGGTCGGAGGAGCGTACACGCCTCGTGGCGGGTCAGCCGTAGGATCGTCCCTGCAGAAGGATTTCCCCCTGCGGAACCGCCAGCCGGTCATGGGAACGGTGCGGGCTCCGCAGGATGGCAACAGCCGGCCGATGCGTCCGGTGGGAGGCAATCAGGGGGCCGGACGTCCATCCAACAATGAGGGGAATAACGGGGTCACGCCGACGCCGCTTCCTATGCCGTCGCCGGGACAGACCACGGTGACTCCCGGCGGATGGCGCGCCGTCAGTCCGGCGCGGAACGATCAGCAGCCGGCTCCTGCGCAACCGGTGAACAAGCCGGCACAGCCGGGGAACAGCAATCCTCAGCGGCCATCCCAGGGGCAGCAGCCGCAGCCGGGGCATAACAATCCACCTCCGGCTCAGCAGCAGCCACGTCCGCAACCACAACCGCGGCCTTCTGCTCCTGCACAGTGGAAGCCGGTTCAGCCTTCGCCACAGCCGCGACAGAGCGCCCCACCACCCGCGCCAGCACCACGTCCTTCGCCGCCGCCGATGGCCCGGCCAGCGCCTCAGCCGAAGCAGTAG
- the rsmA gene encoding 16S rRNA (adenine(1518)-N(6)/adenine(1519)-N(6))-dimethyltransferase RsmA: protein MPKHKPKLGQNFLVDDNARHRIADALGEISQRTVLEIGPGKGAITDILAGRAGNLIAIELDNELAPALAARYAGRENFRVVHQDILETDLASLIPPGETADVIGNLPYYITSDILLHLFAAAGHLNRAVVMMQREVAERIAATPGHREYGLLSATSQLYCRVENLFTLPPAAFSPPPEVHSTVLRFHFAPRFVGLGIDDPVAFDRFLKQSFAQKRKTLSNNLRSAGYESTLLAAVWPAEISPQARAEALTLEQMALLFRALR, encoded by the coding sequence ATGCCGAAACACAAACCCAAGCTGGGCCAGAACTTCCTTGTCGATGACAACGCACGTCATCGCATCGCCGACGCACTCGGTGAGATCAGCCAACGCACCGTACTCGAGATCGGCCCCGGCAAGGGCGCCATTACCGACATTCTCGCCGGCCGCGCCGGTAACCTCATCGCCATTGAGTTGGATAACGAACTTGCCCCGGCACTGGCTGCACGCTATGCCGGCCGCGAGAACTTCCGCGTCGTCCACCAGGACATCCTCGAGACCGACCTCGCCTCGCTGATTCCCCCGGGAGAAACCGCCGACGTCATCGGCAACCTGCCGTACTACATCACCTCGGATATCCTTCTGCATCTGTTCGCTGCTGCCGGCCACCTGAATCGCGCCGTGGTCATGATGCAGCGCGAGGTCGCCGAACGCATTGCGGCCACTCCGGGCCATCGCGAGTACGGGCTGCTCTCGGCGACATCGCAGCTCTATTGCCGCGTCGAGAACCTGTTTACCCTGCCACCGGCAGCCTTCTCGCCGCCGCCCGAGGTCCACTCCACTGTCCTCCGCTTTCACTTCGCGCCGCGCTTTGTAGGGCTTGGAATCGACGATCCGGTCGCCTTTGACCGTTTTCTGAAGCAAAGCTTCGCTCAGAAGCGCAAAACGCTCTCCAATAACCTGCGTAGCGCGGGCTATGAAAGCACATTGCTCGCCGCCGTCTGGCCTGCGGAGATTTCCCCACAGGCACGCGCGGAAGCGCTAACCCTCGAACAGATGGCGTTGCTCTTCCGCGCTCTGCGGTAA
- the glgA gene encoding glycogen synthase GlgA — protein sequence MHIVFAASECTPWAKTGGLADVVGALPHALAKLGHKVEVFLPYYRQVAKQVPGAPVVLQSVTIPFEYYNRFVRILDGGKTEGVQYYFIDSPEMFDRESFYATPSGDYADNAERFGLFSRAVIEATKVLGVPDIFHVHDWQAAMISVYLRSTYYFDPVFRKVPTVLSIHNAGYQGWFPPQTMQKLLLPWDMFTLDKLEQFDNVNFLKGGIVYADAITTVSRTYAEEIKTAEFGSGLEDTLQKRSADLTGILNGVDYEEWDPSNDPLIAAHYSPEDLSGKKECRRDLLHAFGFHGVSEDTAVIGIVSRFATQKGFDFIAQVADELVKENVAIVALGTGEAYYEHLLTGLAERYPEKMRVRVAYNNMLAHKIEAGADLFLMPSRYEPCGLNQIYSLKYGTIPVVRATGGLQDTIDEQADGGGNGFKFWGYSAWAMLDAIKRALALFQDKEKWTAMMQRGMVQDFSWDGPAKEYVKVYERAIMNRS from the coding sequence ATGCATATTGTCTTTGCGGCCTCAGAGTGCACACCATGGGCGAAAACAGGTGGGCTTGCGGATGTTGTGGGTGCTCTGCCGCATGCGCTGGCGAAGCTTGGGCATAAGGTTGAGGTCTTTCTGCCGTACTACCGCCAGGTGGCCAAGCAGGTGCCAGGAGCGCCGGTGGTGCTGCAGAGCGTGACCATTCCGTTTGAGTACTACAACCGTTTTGTTCGTATTCTGGACGGCGGCAAGACCGAGGGCGTGCAGTACTACTTCATCGATAGCCCCGAAATGTTTGATCGCGAAAGCTTCTACGCCACGCCGAGCGGGGATTACGCGGACAATGCCGAGCGTTTCGGGTTGTTCAGCCGCGCCGTAATTGAAGCCACCAAGGTGCTGGGCGTACCGGATATCTTCCATGTGCATGACTGGCAGGCAGCGATGATCAGCGTGTACCTGCGCTCGACGTATTACTTCGATCCGGTCTTCCGCAAGGTGCCGACGGTGCTGTCCATTCACAATGCTGGTTACCAGGGCTGGTTCCCGCCGCAGACCATGCAGAAGCTGCTGCTGCCGTGGGACATGTTCACGCTGGACAAGCTGGAACAATTTGATAACGTCAACTTCCTGAAGGGAGGCATTGTGTATGCCGACGCCATTACGACGGTGAGCCGCACCTACGCCGAAGAGATCAAGACGGCGGAGTTTGGCAGCGGCCTGGAAGATACGCTGCAGAAGCGTTCGGCAGACCTGACAGGCATTCTGAACGGGGTGGATTACGAGGAGTGGGACCCGTCTAACGATCCGCTGATTGCAGCACACTACTCGCCTGAGGACCTGAGCGGCAAGAAAGAGTGCCGCCGCGACCTGCTGCACGCCTTCGGCTTCCATGGCGTAAGCGAGGACACCGCAGTGATCGGTATTGTGTCGCGTTTTGCCACGCAGAAGGGGTTTGACTTTATTGCGCAGGTGGCCGATGAGCTGGTGAAGGAGAACGTCGCCATTGTTGCTCTCGGTACCGGTGAGGCATATTACGAGCACCTGCTGACCGGGCTGGCCGAGCGCTACCCGGAGAAGATGCGCGTACGCGTGGCCTACAACAACATGCTGGCGCACAAGATTGAAGCAGGCGCAGACCTCTTCCTGATGCCGTCGCGCTACGAGCCCTGTGGCCTGAACCAGATCTACTCGCTGAAGTACGGCACCATCCCAGTGGTTCGCGCCACCGGCGGACTGCAGGACACCATCGATGAGCAGGCCGATGGTGGCGGCAACGGCTTCAAGTTCTGGGGTTATTCGGCATGGGCCATGCTGGATGCCATCAAGCGGGCGCTGGCGCTCTTCCAGGACAAGGAGAAGTGGACAGCAATGATGCAGCGCGGCATGGTGCAGGACTTCAGTTGGGATGGACCGGCCAAGGAGTACGTGAAGGTGTACGAGCGGGCCATCATGAACCGTAGCTAG
- a CDS encoding VOC family protein, whose product MHLKVADLDRALAFYQGVLGFELTVRMGDQAAFLSAGGYHHHIGLNTWESRGGKPPAFGSTGLFHTAILYPTRAHLADALRRLIAAKIPLDGVADHGVSEALYLRDPDQNGVELYWDRPQELWPRTPEGELTMYTRSLNLESLLAEPEV is encoded by the coding sequence GTGCATTTGAAAGTTGCCGATCTGGACAGGGCACTGGCGTTTTACCAGGGTGTCCTGGGTTTTGAACTGACGGTCCGTATGGGCGACCAGGCGGCGTTTCTGTCGGCTGGTGGATACCATCACCACATAGGCCTGAATACCTGGGAAAGCCGGGGAGGGAAGCCACCTGCATTTGGCTCGACAGGGCTGTTTCATACAGCGATCCTGTACCCCACACGCGCCCACCTGGCCGATGCACTGCGGCGGCTGATTGCGGCGAAGATTCCGCTGGATGGCGTCGCGGATCACGGGGTGAGCGAAGCTCTGTATCTGCGGGATCCAGACCAGAACGGCGTAGAACTGTACTGGGATCGTCCGCAGGAGCTATGGCCGCGAACTCCGGAGGGTGAGCTGACCATGTACACACGGTCGTTGAACCTTGAGAGCCTGCTGGCGGAGCCGGAAGTTTAA